In one window of Cytophagaceae bacterium ABcell3 DNA:
- a CDS encoding carbonic anhydrase: protein MSDSHLKLLKGNEEFVAEKLNQDPDFFKKLSEGQSPDYLWIGCSDSRVPATEITNTKPGDIFVHRNIANVVVNTDMNLLSVLNYSVNYLKVKHVIVCGHYGCGGVLAAMSNKKLGLIDNWLSNIKDVYLANEAELSSIQDENERGRRLVELNVKQQVINLSKTSIIQGAWAEGNLPILHGWVYGLEDGKLKDLDIKINKPSSIPNIYQFENA, encoded by the coding sequence ATGTCAGACTCACATCTTAAATTGTTAAAAGGAAATGAAGAATTTGTTGCTGAAAAGCTAAATCAAGATCCTGACTTTTTTAAAAAGCTATCTGAAGGACAGTCTCCGGACTACCTATGGATAGGATGCTCGGACAGTCGTGTTCCCGCAACTGAAATTACAAACACGAAGCCTGGCGATATTTTTGTTCATAGAAATATTGCGAATGTGGTAGTTAATACCGACATGAACTTGTTGAGTGTGCTTAACTACTCTGTTAACTATCTTAAAGTTAAGCACGTTATAGTGTGTGGCCATTATGGTTGCGGTGGTGTTTTGGCTGCGATGAGCAACAAGAAGCTGGGCCTTATTGATAACTGGCTAAGCAATATTAAAGACGTTTATCTTGCCAACGAAGCTGAATTAAGCAGTATTCAAGATGAGAATGAAAGAGGAAGAAGACTTGTTGAATTAAATGTGAAACAGCAGGTTATCAATTTATCTAAAACTTCCATTATCCAGGGTGCCTGGGCAGAGGGGAATTTGCCAATACTTCATGGTTGGGTTTATGGCCTTGAGGATGGAAAATTGAAGGATCTTGATATTAAGATCAATAAACCGTCTAGCATACCAAACATTTATCAGTTTGAGAATGCTTAA
- a CDS encoding 5-(carboxyamino)imidazole ribonucleotide synthase yields MEFYKQTKLGILGGGQLGRMLIQSCIDFNVHTSVLDPDKDAPCAGLANEFMQGSLTDYETVLNFGRGKDVLTIEIENVNADALKTLRDEGVQVFPEPEAIKVIQDKRVQKQFYRDNGIPTSDFVLVDTKEALSEHASFFPAFQKLGKAGYDGRGVYRIKDEGDLQNALDGPSVLEKLVDFDKEISVLVARNTKGDVVTYPVVEMVFHPVHNLVEYLFSPADVSAEIESKARETAVKVIESLNMTGLLAVEMFIKDGQVLVNEVAPRPHNSGHQTIKANYTSQYEQHLRAILGLSLGSTKVTKPSALVNLLGADGYKGDAKYQGVDEILSKEGVFLHLYGKKKTKPFRKMGHITILDDTLDNLKEKAEFVKKTIKVVA; encoded by the coding sequence ATGGAATTTTACAAGCAAACTAAATTAGGTATTCTTGGTGGTGGACAGCTTGGGCGTATGCTTATTCAGTCATGTATCGACTTCAATGTTCATACCTCTGTTCTAGATCCTGATAAGGATGCACCATGTGCAGGCCTTGCCAATGAGTTTATGCAAGGTAGTTTAACAGATTATGAAACAGTCCTTAATTTTGGGCGGGGGAAAGATGTGTTAACTATTGAAATTGAAAATGTTAATGCCGATGCACTGAAAACGCTTCGAGATGAAGGGGTGCAGGTTTTTCCTGAACCAGAAGCAATAAAAGTTATTCAAGATAAAAGGGTTCAGAAACAATTTTATAGGGATAATGGTATTCCTACTTCAGATTTTGTTTTGGTAGATACCAAAGAAGCGCTTTCTGAACACGCTTCTTTTTTTCCAGCTTTTCAAAAGTTAGGAAAAGCTGGTTACGACGGAAGAGGGGTTTATAGGATAAAAGATGAAGGCGACTTGCAGAATGCACTTGATGGGCCTTCTGTACTGGAAAAGCTGGTGGATTTTGACAAGGAAATTTCGGTTTTAGTAGCAAGGAATACGAAAGGCGATGTTGTTACTTATCCGGTTGTTGAAATGGTTTTTCACCCTGTGCATAATTTGGTGGAGTACCTTTTTTCACCAGCTGATGTAAGTGCTGAAATCGAGTCTAAAGCGAGAGAGACGGCGGTTAAAGTTATTGAATCTCTTAATATGACTGGCTTACTGGCGGTGGAAATGTTTATTAAAGATGGACAAGTGCTTGTGAATGAAGTAGCGCCAAGGCCCCACAACAGTGGTCACCAAACTATTAAAGCTAATTATACTTCTCAATACGAGCAACACCTGAGGGCTATTTTAGGTCTGTCACTGGGTAGCACTAAAGTTACAAAACCTTCGGCACTTGTGAATTTATTGGGTGCAGATGGTTATAAAGGAGATGCAAAATACCAAGGGGTTGATGAGATTTTAAGCAAAGAAGGGGTATTCCTGCATCTATATGGAAAGAAAAAGACAAAGCCTTTTAGAAAAATGGGGCACATAACCATTCTTGATGATACCCTTGACAACCTAAAGGAAAAAGCCGAATTTGTTAAAAAAACAATAAAAGTAGTAGCATGA
- the purE gene encoding 5-(carboxyamino)imidazole ribonucleotide mutase — MSKPLVGIIMGSQSDLKVMKDAATVLEQLEVPFELTVVSAHRTPVRMVEYAQSAVDRGLKVVIAGAGGAAHLPGMVASLTPLPVIGVPVKSSNSIDGWDSVLSILQMPSGVPVATVALNGAANAGILAAQIIGSSDPELLKRIVAFKEKLKEKVETSVNQIEEKGYKEFL, encoded by the coding sequence ATGAGTAAGCCATTAGTTGGTATAATAATGGGTAGCCAGTCGGATTTGAAAGTAATGAAGGACGCGGCCACTGTTTTAGAGCAATTGGAAGTGCCGTTTGAACTGACGGTTGTTTCTGCTCACCGTACACCTGTCAGAATGGTTGAATATGCCCAAAGCGCTGTAGACAGAGGACTAAAGGTAGTTATTGCGGGCGCTGGTGGGGCGGCCCACTTGCCTGGTATGGTAGCTTCTCTTACGCCTCTTCCGGTTATTGGCGTGCCGGTAAAATCTTCTAATTCGATAGATGGGTGGGACTCTGTACTTTCCATTTTGCAAATGCCTTCTGGGGTGCCAGTGGCTACTGTAGCGCTTAACGGGGCTGCAAATGCCGGAATATTGGCTGCTCAGATCATTGGATCCTCTGATCCTGAGCTTCTTAAAAGGATAGTGGCTTTTAAAGAAAAGCTAAAGGAAAAGGTGGAAACCTCAGTCAATCAAATAGAAGAAAAAGGATATAAAGAATTTTTGTGA